The following coding sequences lie in one Arachis hypogaea cultivar Tifrunner chromosome 9, arahy.Tifrunner.gnm2.J5K5, whole genome shotgun sequence genomic window:
- the LOC112709193 gene encoding uncharacterized protein has translation MEQQEPIIMGATPFHPSILKVWLPKVFDKPTDMRYDGTKDPLEHITAFEARMNLEGVGNVVRCRAFLVTLAGPAIRWFNALPQGSITAFANRCRAFLVTLAGPVIQWFNALPQGSITAFADISQSFLTRFTTRIAKAKHPINLLGVTQKPGEPTRKFLDRFNDECLEIDGLTGSVASLWLTNGLLNEDFRKHLTTKHVWSMQEIQSMAKEYINDEEVSQVVAMT, from the coding sequence ATGGAACAACAGGAACCCATCATCATGGGAGCCACCCCTTTCCACCCCTCGATCCTCAAGGTCTGGCTTCCAAAGGTTTtcgacaagccaacggacatgaggtacgatgggACTAAGGATCCTCTGGAGCATATCACAGCCTTTGAAGCAAGGATGAACTTGGAGGGGGTAGGCAACGTGGTTAGATGCCGAGCATTCCTTGTAACGCTAGCCGGCCCAGCGATTCGATGGTTCAATGCCCTCCCGCAAGGATCCATCACAGCTTTCGCCAACAGATGCCGAGCATTCCTTGTAACGCTAGCCGGCCCAGTGATTCAATGGTTCAATGCCCTCCCGCAAGGATCCATAACAGCTTTCGCCGACATCTCCCAAAGCTTCCTGACTCGGTTCACGACACGCATAGCCAAGGCAAAACACCCAATCAATTTGCTAGGTGTTACCCAAAAACCCGGGGAGCCGACCAGGAAGTTCCTGGACAGATTCAACGATGAGTGTCTAGAGATTGACGGCCTTACGGGCTCAGTCGCTAGTCTTTGGCTAACGAACGGCCTGCTAAACGAGGACTTTAGGAAGCACCTCACTACCAAGCATGTCTGGTCAATGCAAGAAATTCAAAGCATGGCCAAGGAATACATCAATGATGAGGAAGTAAGTCAGGTTGTAGCAATGACGTGA